TCATCAAAATTTTAGTTTGTCATTGCTTGTAAGAAAATCATGAACCTGCGTCATGAAACACATTTAAAACGCGTAACAAGTTGCGGAACTTGTTGTTTTCATTATATGCTTGCCAATTGCTTATTAAGTTAAATAGAAAAGTTCTGCACaatcgaaaataataaatatttaaaaactagtGTGGTTCCTGCATATCTGAACGTCGTGGACATTGCTGGCTTGGTGAAGGGAGCCGCCGAGGGTCAGGGACTTGGAAACGACTTCCTCTCGCACATCAGCGCCTGCGatgccattttccacttgtGCCGCGCCTTCGAGGATCCGGATGTGACCCACGTGGAGGGCGAGGTGGATCCGGTGCGCGATCTGGAGATCATCTCCGAGGAGCTGCGCCTCAAGGACGAGGAGAATCTGCTCAAGAACTTGGACAAACTGGAGAAGGTGGTGGCCCGCGGCGGCGACAAGAAGCTCAAGCCCGAATACGATTCGATGCTGAAGATCAAGGAGATTCTCATCGACCAAAAGCGACATCTGCGCTTCGAGGACTGGAATGCCCATGATGTAAGTACGAAAACAATCCACATCCGCTAGGTGGCATTAACGCTTCTTGTTATTCCTTACCATTTAAAAAGAGTAGTATATCCATAAAATATTGTATTctaaatttgttaattaagtATGCATTTGTATTCGTGCTTTCATTCCTTGTTGTTATTATCGTCCctatttgtttgccaacaaAACAGCGAAATCTGTGGATTTTTTCGTTTGACCTTGTGATTTTCCCTCCCGTTCTTATTGACGCTACCACTACTTTGCTCTTTCAGATTGAGGCCTTGAACAAGTATCTGTTCCTGACCTCCAAACCGGTCATCTACCTGGTGAACCTCTCGGACAAGGACTTCATCCGCAAGAAGAACAAGTGGCTGCCGAAGATCAAGGAATGGATCGACAAGAACGATCCCGGAGCACTGCTCATTCCCTTCTCCGGCGCCTTCGAGCACCAGCTAACCGAAAAGGACGAGCTGGAGCGCAAGGCCTACGAGACGGAGACCAAGTGCAAGAGCATGCTGGAGAAGATC
This Drosophila simulans strain w501 chromosome X, Prin_Dsim_3.1, whole genome shotgun sequence DNA region includes the following protein-coding sequences:
- the LOC6740047 gene encoding obg-like ATPase 1, yielding MPPKKHDEPERKPLIGRIGTNLRIGIVGVPNVGKSTFFNVLTQSAAPAENFPFCTIKPNESRVPVPDERFDYLVEYHKPASVVPAYLNVVDIAGLVKGAAEGQGLGNDFLSHISACDAIFHLCRAFEDPDVTHVEGEVDPVRDLEIISEELRLKDEENLLKNLDKLEKVVARGGDKKLKPEYDSMLKIKEILIDQKRHLRFEDWNAHDIEALNKYLFLTSKPVIYLVNLSDKDFIRKKNKWLPKIKEWIDKNDPGALLIPFSGAFEHQLTEKDELERKAYETETKCKSMLEKIVVTGYKGLQLEYFFTAGPDEVKAWTIQKGTKAPQAAGRIHTDFEKGFIMAEVMHFEDFKAEGSEANAKAAGKYRQQGRNYTVEDGDIIFFKFNAGAGLKDAKKK